A genomic segment from Pseudoduganella chitinolytica encodes:
- a CDS encoding rhodanese-like domain-containing protein — translation MKFILDHIFLVGIAVLSGGALLWPVLTQRGKKATPLEVTQLINRGKATIVDVRDADAFAAGHLRDARNIPLKDLKGRTGELDKLKNRTAVVVCQKGTRAFGAAKILEQAGFTDVVVLDGGIDAWRTQGLPTTK, via the coding sequence GTGAAATTCATTCTCGACCATATCTTTCTTGTTGGCATCGCCGTGTTGTCCGGTGGCGCCCTGCTCTGGCCGGTGCTGACGCAACGGGGCAAAAAGGCCACCCCGCTGGAGGTCACGCAGTTGATAAATCGCGGTAAGGCCACCATTGTGGACGTACGTGACGCCGATGCGTTCGCTGCCGGTCACCTGCGCGACGCCCGCAACATCCCGCTGAAGGACCTGAAGGGACGCACCGGCGAACTGGATAAACTGAAGAACAGGACGGCCGTGGTCGTCTGCCAAAAAGGGACGCGGGCTTTCGGTGCCGCAAAGATTCTGGAACAGGCTGGTTTCACGGATGTCGTCGTCCTGGACGGTGGCATCGATGCGTGGCGGACCCAGGGTCTGCCAACCACCAAATAA
- the grxC gene encoding glutaredoxin 3, producing the protein MTANVTMYTTAVCPYCIRAERLLESKGIKNVNKIRVDLDPAQRQVMMEKTGRRTVPQIYVGDTHVGGFDDLYALDQQGRLDPLLQG; encoded by the coding sequence ATGACCGCCAACGTCACCATGTACACCACCGCCGTCTGCCCGTACTGCATCCGCGCCGAGCGCCTGCTGGAAAGCAAGGGCATCAAGAACGTCAACAAGATCCGCGTCGACCTCGACCCGGCCCAGCGCCAGGTCATGATGGAAAAGACGGGCCGCCGCACCGTGCCGCAGATCTACGTGGGCGACACCCACGTGGGCGGCTTCGACGACCTGTACGCATTGGACCAGCAAGGCCGCCTCGATCCGCTGTTGCAGGGCTGA
- a CDS encoding PulJ/GspJ family protein has translation MTGRRSDGFTLVELLVAITVLAIVAVLGWRGLDSIVRSRVQLTEQMEHARGIQLAFAQMQSDLEQLADAQLLGSRQRLVADNARLIFVRTVFPENAPSQLQVVSYRLRDGVLSRRESVNTRDLTQLDSLWQVALGDTDPVPGVALQSGVAGMDVRIWENGNWRAPANNAGATQQGTAPQGAQGAAGMKGLEMSLQLQGQPNPLVKILLLGAV, from the coding sequence ATGACGGGGCGCCGCTCCGACGGTTTCACGCTGGTCGAGCTGCTGGTGGCGATCACCGTGCTGGCCATCGTCGCCGTGCTGGGCTGGCGCGGGCTGGACAGCATCGTCCGCTCGCGCGTCCAGCTGACCGAGCAGATGGAGCACGCGCGCGGCATCCAGCTCGCATTCGCGCAGATGCAGAGCGACCTGGAACAGCTGGCCGATGCACAGCTGCTCGGGTCGCGCCAGCGCCTCGTGGCCGACAACGCCCGCCTGATCTTCGTCCGTACCGTGTTCCCCGAAAACGCGCCGTCGCAGCTGCAGGTGGTCAGCTACCGCCTGCGCGACGGCGTGCTGTCGCGGCGCGAATCGGTCAACACGCGCGACCTTACGCAACTGGACTCGCTGTGGCAGGTGGCGCTGGGCGACACCGATCCCGTGCCGGGCGTGGCGCTGCAGTCGGGCGTGGCCGGCATGGACGTGCGCATCTGGGAAAACGGCAACTGGCGGGCACCCGCCAACAATGCCGGCGCGACGCAGCAGGGTACCGCGCCCCAGGGCGCGCAGGGCGCCGCCGGCATGAAGGGCCTGGAGATGTCGCTGCAGCTGCAAGGCCAGCCCAATCCGCTGGTGAAGATCCTGCTGCTGGGGGCCGTATGA
- a CDS encoding SH3 domain-containing protein: MTVTRLIIGAVLTLASGAGLAADFKTVGTAPAVLYDAPSTKGHKLFIVPRGAPLEILLAYGEWVKVRDVSGDTAWTPLRGLSAKRNVVIRAANTKVRSTEDDTAPVVFLADKGVLLELVEPGANGWTRVRHRDGLTGYVRSSEIWGL, from the coding sequence ATGACTGTTACCCGTTTGATAATCGGGGCTGTGCTGACGCTGGCCTCCGGTGCCGGCCTGGCAGCCGATTTCAAGACGGTCGGTACGGCCCCCGCCGTGCTGTATGACGCGCCCTCCACCAAGGGCCACAAATTATTCATCGTGCCGCGCGGCGCGCCGCTGGAAATCCTGCTGGCCTATGGCGAGTGGGTCAAGGTGCGCGACGTCAGCGGCGATACGGCATGGACGCCGCTGCGCGGCCTGTCGGCCAAGCGCAACGTGGTGATCCGCGCCGCCAACACCAAGGTGCGCAGCACCGAAGACGACACTGCTCCCGTCGTGTTCCTCGCCGACAAGGGCGTACTGTTGGAACTGGTGGAACCGGGCGCCAACGGCTGGACGCGGGTGCGTCACCGCGACGGCCTGACCGGTTACGTCCGCAGCAGCGAGATCTGGGGCCTCTGA
- the gspK gene encoding type II secretion system minor pseudopilin GspK — MSARPLRHARQRGVAVVTALLLTTLAVTIVASLFWQQQVQVRSMENQRLHLQTRWVLRGALDWARLILQQEGRDSRDITREDGVWATPLAETRLDQYLERERQNNESYDATLSGQIFDAQARYNLANLASANGTVDPVQLAVFQRLLRNLQLSDSMAQGVADAVKRAYQATPPPVAPQGATGTETVIGTPGTADGTKGVGTPVRGTTGTGAGSGSATPLAMIRAEDLLAVAGVTQQAVERLREFVIVLPVGTQVNPNTAKAEVLAALFETMSVSEAQSLVVQRKRSPWSQANGLKSAGGIGPVAPVAYRSDNFLVQSQVRLERAALETWSLIRRDPHDQGSRTAPVWIREL, encoded by the coding sequence ATGAGCGCGCGCCCGTTGCGTCACGCGCGCCAGCGCGGCGTGGCCGTGGTGACAGCCCTGCTGCTGACCACCCTGGCCGTGACGATCGTCGCCAGCCTGTTCTGGCAGCAGCAGGTGCAGGTCCGCTCGATGGAGAACCAGCGCCTGCACCTGCAGACGCGCTGGGTGCTGCGCGGGGCGCTGGACTGGGCCCGCCTGATCCTGCAGCAGGAAGGGCGCGACAGCCGCGACATCACCCGCGAGGATGGTGTCTGGGCCACGCCGCTGGCCGAGACGAGGCTGGACCAGTACCTCGAGCGCGAGCGGCAGAATAACGAAAGCTACGATGCGACGCTGTCAGGGCAGATTTTCGATGCCCAGGCACGCTACAATCTGGCGAACCTGGCAAGTGCCAACGGTACCGTCGATCCAGTGCAGCTGGCGGTATTCCAGCGGCTGCTGCGCAACCTGCAGCTGAGCGACTCGATGGCGCAGGGCGTGGCCGACGCGGTGAAGCGGGCCTACCAGGCCACGCCGCCGCCGGTGGCGCCGCAGGGCGCAACGGGGACGGAAACGGTAATTGGCACACCCGGAACGGCCGACGGCACCAAGGGTGTGGGCACGCCGGTGCGCGGTACGACCGGCACGGGCGCCGGCAGCGGCAGCGCGACGCCACTGGCCATGATCCGGGCCGAGGACCTGCTGGCGGTGGCCGGGGTCACGCAGCAGGCCGTGGAGCGGTTGCGCGAGTTCGTCATCGTGCTGCCGGTGGGGACGCAGGTGAATCCGAATACCGCCAAGGCCGAAGTACTGGCGGCGCTGTTCGAGACCATGTCGGTATCGGAAGCGCAGTCGCTGGTGGTGCAGCGCAAGCGCTCGCCGTGGTCGCAGGCCAATGGCTTGAAGTCCGCCGGTGGCATCGGGCCGGTGGCGCCGGTGGCCTACCGCAGCGACAACTTCCTGGTGCAGAGCCAGGTGCGGCTGGAGCGGGCGGCGCTGGAGACGTGGTCGCTGATCCGGCGCGATCCCCATGACCAGGGTTCGCGTACGGCACCGGTATGGATACGGGAACTTTAG
- the gpmA gene encoding 2,3-diphosphoglycerate-dependent phosphoglycerate mutase has protein sequence MYKIVFMRHGESTWNLENRFTGWTDVDLTEKGINEARAAGEVLKREGYTFDLAYTSVLKRAIRTLWLTLDAMDLMYLPVKHDWRLNERHYGALQGLDKGETAAKYGDAQVLVWRRSYDTPPPALEEGDDRTSFNDPRYAGLAKEQIPLTECLKDTVARVMPAWDEEIAPAIKAGKNILISAHGNSLRALIKMLDGISDEEIVGLNIPNGQPLVYELDADLKPIRHYYLGDADAIAAAQAAVANQGKAK, from the coding sequence ATGTACAAAATCGTATTCATGCGTCATGGCGAGTCCACCTGGAATCTCGAAAATCGTTTCACCGGCTGGACCGATGTGGACCTGACGGAAAAAGGCATCAACGAAGCCCGCGCCGCCGGCGAAGTGCTCAAGCGCGAAGGCTACACGTTCGACCTGGCCTACACGTCGGTACTGAAGCGCGCCATTCGCACGCTGTGGCTGACGCTCGATGCGATGGACCTGATGTACCTGCCCGTCAAGCACGACTGGCGCCTGAACGAGCGCCACTACGGCGCGCTGCAGGGCCTGGACAAGGGTGAAACGGCGGCCAAGTACGGCGACGCGCAAGTGCTGGTCTGGCGCCGCAGCTACGACACGCCGCCGCCGGCGCTGGAAGAGGGCGACGACCGCACGTCGTTCAACGACCCGCGCTACGCCGGCCTGGCGAAAGAGCAGATCCCGCTGACCGAATGCCTGAAGGACACCGTGGCGCGCGTGATGCCGGCCTGGGACGAGGAAATCGCCCCGGCCATCAAGGCGGGCAAGAACATCCTGATCTCGGCCCACGGCAACAGCCTGCGCGCGCTGATCAAGATGCTGGACGGTATCAGCGACGAGGAAATCGTCGGCCTGAACATCCCGAACGGCCAGCCGCTGGTGTATGAACTGGACGCGGACCTGAAGCCGATCCGCCACTACTACCTGGGCGATGCCGACGCGATCGCCGCAGCCCAGGCCGCGGTTGCCAACCAGGGCAAGGCAAAGTAA
- a CDS encoding peptidoglycan DD-metalloendopeptidase family protein, whose translation MAGHSLRRGAWLAAALALALCAGVHAKPTERSKQKAAAEAQRAALQQKLNALKRDIGQTESAKEEAADTLAESEQAISQANRQLRELADEQAQTNARIGELATQRERLAATIAEQKRQLARLLREQYVAGNEDRIKLLLSGDNPNRINRDLQLMSYVSQAQARLIESLRANLVAVEANQAEAQNARDELEEIAQEEQQQKQVLEQQKAKHAALVASLSQKLVSQRQEVGKVERDEQRMGALVDRLNKLIEEQARAAAAEAKRKELLAAARAKAKAEAEARAKAKAEEERLAQAKARAERERLARENRGKTPPAQAPRVAQKPEPKPEPVRPEPKPQVAQREPAKPEPRDEGAAKPADVALAPAAPAGAFASLKGQMRAPLSGRIAAKFGSKRGDGPSWKGVFILAGEGTEVRAVAGGRVVFADWLRGFGNLIIVDHGSQYMSIYGNNQSLLRRAGDVVKAGDVIAAAGNSGGNEESGLYFELRHQGRAFDPAGWVKF comes from the coding sequence ATGGCAGGTCACTCTCTTCGCCGCGGCGCCTGGCTCGCCGCGGCGCTGGCGCTGGCGCTGTGCGCCGGCGTCCATGCAAAACCCACGGAACGCAGCAAGCAGAAGGCCGCCGCCGAAGCGCAGCGTGCCGCCCTGCAGCAGAAGCTCAACGCCTTGAAGCGCGACATCGGCCAGACCGAAAGCGCCAAGGAGGAGGCGGCCGACACGCTGGCCGAATCCGAGCAGGCCATCTCGCAGGCCAACCGGCAACTGCGCGAGCTGGCCGACGAGCAGGCGCAGACCAATGCCCGCATCGGCGAACTGGCCACGCAGCGCGAACGGCTGGCCGCCACCATCGCGGAGCAGAAGCGCCAGCTGGCGCGGCTGCTGCGCGAGCAGTACGTGGCCGGCAACGAGGATCGCATCAAGCTGCTGCTGTCGGGCGACAATCCGAACCGTATCAACCGTGACCTGCAATTGATGTCGTACGTGTCGCAGGCGCAGGCGCGCCTGATCGAATCGCTGCGCGCCAACCTCGTGGCCGTCGAGGCCAACCAGGCCGAGGCCCAGAATGCGCGCGACGAGCTGGAAGAAATCGCGCAGGAAGAGCAGCAGCAGAAGCAGGTGCTGGAGCAGCAGAAGGCCAAGCATGCCGCGCTGGTGGCAAGCCTGTCGCAAAAGCTCGTCAGCCAGCGCCAGGAAGTGGGCAAGGTCGAACGCGACGAGCAGCGCATGGGCGCCCTGGTCGACCGCCTCAATAAACTGATCGAAGAACAGGCCCGTGCCGCCGCTGCCGAAGCGAAGCGCAAGGAGCTGTTGGCCGCCGCGCGCGCGAAAGCCAAGGCCGAGGCGGAAGCGCGCGCCAAGGCCAAGGCCGAGGAAGAGCGGCTGGCGCAGGCGAAGGCCCGGGCCGAACGGGAGCGCCTGGCGCGGGAAAACCGTGGAAAGACGCCACCGGCGCAAGCGCCGCGCGTGGCCCAGAAACCGGAACCCAAGCCGGAGCCGGTCCGCCCGGAACCGAAACCGCAGGTGGCGCAACGGGAGCCCGCCAAGCCGGAACCGCGCGACGAAGGCGCGGCCAAGCCGGCCGACGTGGCATTGGCGCCAGCGGCGCCGGCCGGCGCGTTCGCCAGCCTGAAAGGGCAGATGCGCGCGCCGCTGTCCGGCCGCATCGCCGCGAAGTTCGGCAGCAAGCGTGGCGATGGCCCCAGCTGGAAAGGAGTCTTCATCCTGGCCGGCGAAGGCACCGAGGTGCGGGCGGTGGCGGGCGGTCGCGTCGTGTTCGCCGATTGGCTGCGCGGCTTCGGCAACCTGATCATCGTCGACCACGGCAGCCAGTACATGAGCATCTACGGTAACAACCAGTCGCTGCTGCGCCGCGCGGGCGACGTGGTCAAGGCCGGCGACGTCATCGCGGCGGCCGGAAACAGCGGCGGTAACGAAGAATCGGGTTTATACTTTGAGTTGCGCCACCAGGGCCGGGCCTTCGATCCGGCCGGATGGGTGAAGTTCTGA
- the gspI gene encoding type II secretion system minor pseudopilin GspI, which translates to MMALPRTSDAGFTLLEVLVALVIVGTALGASLRAIGSLTQNSDGLRSTMMATWSAENRLVEIRLARVFPAVGKTSYACPQGDMALICEENVVLSPNPRLRRVEVSVFDAAHPERRIIKLVQLVLRE; encoded by the coding sequence ATGATGGCGCTACCCCGCACATCCGACGCCGGCTTCACGCTGCTCGAGGTGCTGGTGGCGCTCGTCATCGTCGGCACCGCGCTGGGGGCCTCCCTGCGCGCCATCGGCAGCCTGACGCAGAACAGCGACGGCCTGCGCAGCACGATGATGGCCACGTGGTCCGCCGAGAACCGCCTCGTCGAGATCCGGCTGGCGCGCGTGTTCCCGGCCGTCGGCAAGACCTCGTATGCGTGCCCGCAGGGCGACATGGCGCTGATCTGCGAGGAGAACGTCGTGCTCTCGCCCAATCCGCGCCTGCGCCGCGTGGAAGTCAGCGTGTTCGATGCCGCCCATCCGGAGCGCCGCATCATCAAGCTGGTGCAACTGGTGCTGCGCGAATGA
- the gspG gene encoding type II secretion system major pseudopilin GspG — protein MQNVSQRMRRARGFTLIEIMVVVVIMGVLAALVVPKLLSRTGESKVAAAKVDIATIMQALKLYKLDNTRYPTTEQGLQSLLTRPTGGPPATGWKEGGYLEKMPKDPWGNPYQFLSPGVKGEVDVFSLGADGQPGGTGDDADIGSWDN, from the coding sequence ATGCAAAACGTCTCACAACGGATGCGCCGCGCACGCGGCTTCACGCTGATCGAAATCATGGTCGTGGTGGTCATCATGGGCGTCCTTGCGGCACTGGTCGTGCCCAAGCTGCTGTCCCGTACGGGCGAATCGAAGGTGGCCGCGGCCAAGGTCGACATCGCGACGATCATGCAGGCCCTGAAACTCTACAAGCTCGACAACACCCGCTATCCGACGACGGAGCAGGGCCTGCAGTCGCTGCTGACGAGGCCGACGGGCGGCCCGCCGGCCACCGGCTGGAAAGAGGGCGGCTACCTGGAAAAGATGCCGAAGGACCCGTGGGGCAACCCGTACCAGTTCCTGTCGCCCGGCGTGAAGGGTGAAGTGGACGTGTTCTCGCTGGGTGCCGACGGCCAGCCCGGCGGTACCGGCGACGACGCCGACATCGGCTCCTGGGACAATTGA
- the gspH gene encoding type II secretion system minor pseudopilin GspH yields the protein MMRQRGFTLIELLVVLVIIGLTLGLVTMNAAPSQRQAMQQEAQRIALLLQLARDEAIVRNRPVAFEANANSYRFLVRNGRTWEALPADDMLREREFKRSPVTLLLDPPTNLPGAPLRIVFGREPVDKPFVLTLASGDVSAAIRADGIGHFAVE from the coding sequence ATGATGCGCCAGCGCGGCTTCACGCTGATCGAGCTCCTCGTGGTGCTGGTCATCATCGGGCTGACCTTGGGTCTCGTCACCATGAACGCGGCGCCCAGCCAGCGCCAGGCCATGCAGCAGGAGGCGCAACGCATCGCGCTGCTGCTGCAACTGGCGCGCGACGAGGCCATCGTGCGCAACCGTCCCGTGGCCTTCGAGGCCAACGCCAACAGCTACCGCTTCCTGGTCCGCAATGGGCGCACGTGGGAAGCGCTGCCGGCCGACGACATGCTGCGCGAGCGCGAGTTCAAGCGCAGCCCCGTCACCCTGCTGCTCGATCCCCCGACCAACCTGCCCGGCGCGCCGCTGCGCATCGTGTTCGGCCGCGAGCCGGTGGACAAGCCGTTCGTGCTGACCTTGGCCAGCGGCGACGTCAGCGCGGCGATCCGCGCCGACGGCATCGGTCACTTCGCGGTCGAATGA
- a CDS encoding S41 family peptidase codes for MGINVKSIGLIGLGMVAGVAASFQFSAAAQRAEAPLPLEELRQLADVFGLIKTDYVESVDDRKLVEDAIAGMVASLDPHSVYLDKKAFREMRESVQGKFVGIGIEVAMEDGYVKVVSPIEDSPAYKAGLKSGDLITRLDGVPLKGMTLDDSIKKMRGEPRTKVVLTVSRKGEDKPLIVPIVREEIRVQSVKAKLIEPGYVWLRIAQFQEPTVDEMAKKLSSLYAQNPDIKGIVLDLRNDPGGVVPGAIGVSAAFLPKDSVIVSTNGQLADSKHTFYARPDDYLGGRGVADPLARLPAALKTVPLVVLVNAGSASASEIVAGALQDYKRAIVMGSQTFGKGSVQTLRQLTPETAIKLTTARYYTPKGRAIQAKGIVPDVAVDETAEGDGLNGLRLREADLVKHLANGDEAEAKPGRHDELEEELRLLALAKKQKPVEFGSKNDFQLAQALNHFKGLPVKVARVDPEDDKRAEEIVGKTEAKSGVKPEDKKAPVSKTK; via the coding sequence ATGGGTATTAACGTCAAGAGTATCGGCCTGATCGGCCTGGGCATGGTGGCCGGCGTCGCCGCCTCCTTCCAGTTTTCCGCCGCCGCGCAGAGGGCCGAAGCGCCGCTGCCGCTGGAGGAACTGCGCCAGCTGGCCGATGTGTTCGGCCTCATCAAGACCGACTACGTGGAAAGCGTCGACGACAGGAAGCTGGTGGAGGACGCCATCGCCGGCATGGTGGCGTCGCTCGACCCCCACTCCGTCTATCTCGACAAGAAGGCATTCCGCGAGATGCGCGAGTCCGTGCAGGGCAAGTTCGTCGGCATCGGCATCGAGGTGGCGATGGAGGACGGCTACGTCAAGGTGGTGTCGCCCATCGAGGACTCGCCCGCGTACAAGGCCGGCCTGAAGTCCGGCGACCTGATCACCCGGCTGGACGGCGTGCCGCTGAAAGGCATGACCCTGGACGACTCGATCAAGAAGATGCGCGGCGAGCCGCGCACCAAGGTCGTGCTGACGGTATCGCGCAAGGGCGAGGACAAGCCGCTGATCGTGCCCATCGTGCGCGAGGAAATCCGCGTGCAGAGCGTCAAGGCCAAGCTGATCGAGCCAGGCTACGTGTGGCTGCGCATCGCGCAGTTCCAGGAGCCGACGGTGGACGAGATGGCGAAGAAGCTGTCGTCGCTGTACGCGCAGAATCCGGACATCAAGGGCATCGTGCTGGACCTGCGCAACGATCCGGGTGGCGTGGTGCCGGGTGCCATCGGCGTCTCCGCCGCGTTCCTGCCGAAGGATTCCGTGATCGTCTCCACCAACGGCCAGCTGGCCGATTCCAAGCACACGTTCTACGCCCGGCCGGACGACTACCTGGGCGGGCGCGGCGTGGCCGATCCGCTGGCCAGGCTGCCGGCCGCGCTGAAGACGGTGCCGCTGGTGGTGCTCGTCAATGCCGGTTCGGCGTCCGCCTCCGAGATCGTCGCCGGCGCGCTGCAGGACTACAAGCGCGCGATCGTCATGGGCAGCCAGACGTTTGGCAAGGGCTCGGTGCAGACGCTGCGCCAGCTGACGCCCGAGACGGCCATCAAGCTGACGACGGCGCGCTACTACACGCCGAAGGGCCGGGCGATCCAGGCCAAGGGCATCGTGCCGGACGTGGCGGTGGACGAGACGGCCGAAGGCGATGGCCTGAACGGCCTGCGCCTGCGCGAGGCCGATCTCGTCAAGCACCTGGCCAACGGCGACGAAGCGGAAGCGAAGCCGGGCCGCCACGACGAGCTGGAAGAAGAGCTGCGCCTGCTGGCGCTGGCGAAGAAGCAGAAGCCCGTCGAATTCGGCAGCAAGAACGACTTCCAGCTGGCGCAGGCGCTGAACCACTTCAAGGGCCTGCCCGTGAAGGTGGCGCGGGTCGATCCCGAGGACGACAAGCGCGCCGAGGAGATCGTCGGCAAGACCGAGGCGAAATCGGGTGTCAAGCCCGAGGACAAGAAGGCGCCGGTGTCGAAGACCAAATGA
- a CDS encoding HesA/MoeB/ThiF family protein, with protein sequence MSALELSDAQLLRYSRHILLDEIGIEGQQKLRAARVLVIGAGGLGSPAALYLATAGVGRLTIVDHDSVDVTNLQRQIAHTLARVGRNKAESAREAIAAINPDVAVVALAERADAARLAELVADADVVLDCTDNFATRHAVNRACVAARVPLVSGAVIRFDGQVSVFDPRGGTLPCYSCLFPEDQPFEDVACATMGVFAPLVGIVGAMQAAEALKLVMGIGESLAGRLLLLDGLRMEWTSIGVGRNDGCPVCALGSVPGK encoded by the coding sequence ATGAGCGCGCTTGAGCTCTCCGACGCGCAACTGCTGCGCTACTCGCGCCATATCCTGCTGGACGAAATCGGCATCGAGGGCCAGCAGAAGCTGCGCGCGGCGCGCGTGCTGGTCATCGGCGCGGGCGGGCTGGGTTCCCCGGCCGCGCTGTACCTGGCCACGGCCGGGGTGGGGCGCCTCACCATCGTCGATCACGACAGTGTCGATGTGACGAACCTGCAGCGCCAGATCGCCCACACGCTGGCGCGGGTGGGCCGCAACAAGGCCGAATCGGCGCGCGAAGCCATCGCCGCCATCAATCCCGACGTGGCAGTGGTCGCGCTGGCCGAGCGCGCGGACGCGGCGCGCCTGGCGGAGCTGGTGGCCGATGCCGACGTGGTGCTCGATTGCACCGACAACTTCGCCACCCGGCATGCCGTCAATCGCGCCTGCGTGGCGGCGCGGGTGCCGCTGGTGTCGGGCGCCGTGATCCGCTTCGACGGCCAGGTCAGCGTGTTCGACCCGCGCGGCGGCACGCTGCCGTGCTACTCCTGCCTGTTCCCCGAGGACCAGCCGTTCGAGGACGTCGCCTGCGCCACCATGGGCGTGTTCGCGCCGCTGGTGGGCATCGTCGGCGCCATGCAGGCCGCGGAGGCGCTGAAGCTCGTGATGGGCATCGGCGAGTCGCTGGCGGGCCGCCTGCTGCTGCTGGACGGGCTGCGCATGGAGTGGACCAGCATCGGGGTAGGCCGCAACGACGGCTGCCCGGTGTGCGCATTGGGGTCTGTCCCCGGTAAGTGA
- the secB gene encoding protein-export chaperone SecB, whose product MSDENQQPVFQIQRVYLKDMSLEQPNSPAIFLEQEAPSIEVALDVGAAPLADGIFESTVTITVTAKVKDKVAFLVEGKQAGIFEARNIPNEQLDPLLGIGCPNIVYPYLRANIADLITRAGFPPVHLAEINFEVFYQQRLQALAEQQAAAGGSTPAEGTNTVQ is encoded by the coding sequence ATGTCCGACGAAAATCAGCAACCAGTATTCCAAATCCAACGCGTCTACCTGAAAGACATGTCGCTGGAACAGCCGAACTCCCCGGCCATCTTCCTGGAACAGGAAGCGCCGTCGATCGAAGTCGCCCTGGACGTGGGCGCCGCACCGCTGGCTGACGGCATCTTCGAATCGACCGTGACGATCACCGTGACCGCCAAGGTCAAGGACAAGGTTGCTTTCCTCGTCGAAGGCAAGCAAGCCGGCATCTTCGAAGCCCGCAACATTCCGAACGAACAGCTGGACCCGCTGCTGGGCATCGGTTGCCCGAACATCGTGTACCCTTACCTGCGCGCCAACATCGCCGACCTGATCACCCGTGCCGGCTTCCCGCCAGTGCACCTGGCCGAGATCAACTTCGAAGTGTTCTACCAGCAGCGCCTGCAGGCCCTCGCCGAACAGCAAGCCGCAGCCGGCGGTTCGACGCCAGCCGAAGGCACCAATACCGTCCAGTAA
- the gspL gene encoding type II secretion system protein GspL produces MTTLYISYPARAAANDAGAAQSCAFALVGDGGNVAQQGSGALSKLADLVAAARKVVLLLAAADVTLLRVAVPPLSGARLKAALPNLVEEQILGDPAECVLAIGPAQPGVAERTVAVVQRAWLEVLVRALVAQGARSISALPGQLCLPLAPGGVSAALLHDEAGLELTLRAAQYEGMGLTLPAQPDSALHTLRALAGEAPITLYVAPAQRAQYEAPAAAIPGIVLEEDNWVHRIAAAQAVQLDLASGLGAASGARAREWRRWRWPLRLALLAVLVNIVGLNVEWLRMKREADAVRQSMTQIFRAAYPNEKVILDPAAQMRKNIARAKAASGEMAGDEFTALAAALGEALQALPRRDVVASLEYRERTLTVRLKPDSVDAGALAQVQAQLAPRKLALKEAGAGVWQLRAGGGA; encoded by the coding sequence TTGACGACTCTTTATATCAGCTATCCGGCCCGCGCGGCCGCCAACGACGCAGGGGCGGCGCAAAGCTGCGCCTTCGCGCTGGTGGGCGACGGCGGCAACGTGGCGCAGCAGGGCAGCGGCGCGCTGTCCAAGCTGGCCGACCTGGTGGCGGCGGCGCGCAAGGTCGTGCTGCTGCTGGCAGCGGCCGACGTCACGCTGCTGCGCGTGGCCGTGCCGCCGCTGTCGGGCGCGCGCCTGAAGGCGGCGCTGCCGAACCTGGTCGAGGAACAGATCCTGGGCGACCCGGCCGAGTGCGTGCTGGCCATCGGCCCGGCCCAACCGGGCGTGGCCGAGCGCACCGTTGCCGTCGTCCAGCGGGCCTGGCTGGAAGTGCTGGTGCGCGCGCTGGTGGCGCAAGGCGCCCGCAGCATCAGCGCGCTGCCGGGCCAACTGTGCCTGCCGCTGGCGCCGGGCGGTGTCTCGGCCGCGCTGCTGCACGACGAAGCGGGACTGGAACTGACCCTGCGCGCGGCGCAGTACGAAGGCATGGGCCTGACCTTGCCGGCACAACCCGACAGCGCGCTGCACACGCTGCGCGCGCTGGCCGGCGAAGCGCCAATCACGCTGTACGTCGCGCCCGCCCAGCGCGCGCAATACGAAGCGCCGGCGGCCGCCATCCCTGGCATCGTGCTGGAAGAGGACAATTGGGTGCACCGCATCGCGGCCGCGCAGGCCGTCCAGCTGGACCTGGCGTCCGGCCTGGGCGCGGCCAGCGGCGCGCGGGCGCGCGAATGGCGCCGCTGGCGCTGGCCGCTGCGCCTCGCGCTGCTGGCGGTTCTGGTCAATATCGTCGGCCTGAACGTGGAATGGCTGCGCATGAAGCGCGAGGCCGATGCCGTGCGCCAGTCGATGACGCAGATCTTCCGCGCCGCCTACCCGAACGAGAAGGTGATCCTCGACCCGGCCGCGCAGATGCGCAAGAATATCGCGCGCGCCAAGGCGGCCAGCGGCGAGATGGCGGGCGATGAGTTCACCGCGCTGGCTGCCGCGCTGGGCGAGGCGCTGCAGGCGCTGCCGCGCCGCGACGTCGTCGCCAGCCTGGAATACCGCGAGCGCACGCTGACCGTGCGGCTGAAGCCGGACAGCGTCGACGCGGGCGCGCTGGCGCAAGTGCAGGCGCAGCTGGCGCCGCGCAAGCTGGCATTGAAGGAAGCCGGCGCCGGTGTCTGGCAACTGCGCGCGGGAGGAGGAGCATGA